In the Brachyhypopomus gauderio isolate BG-103 chromosome 4, BGAUD_0.2, whole genome shotgun sequence genome, one interval contains:
- the ttc39a gene encoding tetratricopeptide repeat protein 39A isoform X2, which yields MKMSEKAETLANGSERSDLSVALEDCMAAMDMFLRNDFDEALCRLKSRTKDSMYHSLTYATILEMQAMMTFDPEHILAAGNTMKEAQTVCQRYRKKSSFNSKNFTEEELHAEVCYAECLLQRAALTFLQDENMISFIKGGMKVRNSYQIYKELHTVLKSSNYVQGDNHGHFEGGVKLGVGAFNLMLSLLPTRTLRLLEFVGFSGNKDFGLQQLQEGSAESTFRSFLCNMLLLCYHTFMTFILGTGEGDVEDAEKLLQPYLTLYPKGSIFLFFAGRIEEIKGNLDAAIKHFEECCEAQQVWKQFHHMCYWELMWCFTYKRHWKMAYFYADLLSKENAWSKATYAYMKAAYLSMLSQEECQPFGESEVALFRQVPGLKQKIAGKSLPTEKFAIRKARRYNADNPVPLPAPPLEMMYIWNGYTVIGKHRDLTEGMLKALDEAQQRLDQHPRTESSIDDHCVVSLLKGLCLKHLGHKEEAEHYFTLILCNETQIKFDHYLVPNALLEHGLLCLEEGRREEAIKLLEMAKQNYKNYSMESRTHFRIQAALHKARTPKENGEPCSPSSP from the exons GTCAGAAAGGTCAGACCTGTCCGTGGCACTGGAGGACTGCATGGCTGCAATGGACATGTTCCTGCGAAATGACTTTGATGAGGCTCTGTGCAGACTCAAgagcag GACCAAGGACAGCATGTATCACTCTCTCACATATGCCACCATTCTGGAAATGCAGGCTAtgatgacctttgaccctgaACACATCTTGGCAGCGGGAAATACGATGAAAGAAGCTCAGACCGTGTGCCAGCG GTATCGTAAAAAGTCTTCCTTCAACAGCAAAAACTTTACAGAAG AGGAGCTCCATGCTGAAGTGTGCTATGCTGAATGTCTCCTCCAGAGGGCAGCACTGACCTTCTTACAA GATGAAAACATGATCAGCTTCATCAAAGGAGGGATGAAAGTGAGGAATAGTTATCAGATATACAA GGAACTTCACACGGTCCTGAAGTCCTCCAACTACGTTCAGGGTGACAATCACGGTCACTTTGAGGGGGGAGTGAAATTAGGAGTGGGAGCATTTAATCTG ATGCTATCTCTCCTGCCCACCAGAACCCTGCGGCTGCTCGAGTTTGTGGGCTTCTCCGGTAACAAG gactTTGGGCTGCAGCAGCTACAGGAGGGCTCTGCTGAGAGCACCTTCAGGTCTTTCCTGTGTAACATGCTGCTGCTTTGCTACCACACGTTTATGACCTTCATACTGG GCACTGGGGAAGGAGATGTGGAGGACGCAGAGAAACTACTGCAGCCGTATCTTACACTGTACCCTAAG GGATCCATTTTCTTGTTCTTCGCTGGCCGAATTGAGGAAATCAAAGGCAACCTGGATGCT GCTATAAAGCACTTTGAAGAGTGCTGTGAAGCCCAGCAGGTGTGGAAGCAGTTCCACCACATGTGCTACTGGGAGCTGATGTGGTGTTTCACCTACAAGCGCCACTGGAAGATGGCCTACTTCTACGCAGACCTGCTGAGCAAGGAGAACGCCTGGTCCAAG GCCACCTACGCGTATATGAAAGCTGCCTACCTCAGCATGCTGTCTCAGGAGGAATGCCAGCCGTTCGGAGAGAGTGAGGTGGCATTGTTCAG ACAAGTTCCAGGCCTGAAGCAGAAGATTGCTGGGAAGTCGTTACCCACTGAGAAATTCGCCATCCGTAAAGCTCGTCGCTACAACGCGGACAACCCCGTTCCTCTGCCCGCCCCCCCACTG GAGATGATGTACATCTGGAACGGCTACACGGTGATCGGGAAGCACCGGGACCTGACGGAGGGCATGCTGAAGGCCCTGGACGAGGCACAGCAGAGACTCGACCAGCATCCAA GGACGGAGTCCTCCATAGATGACCACTGTGTGGTAAGCCTGCTGAAAGGCCTGTGTCTCAAACACCTGGGACAcaaggaggaggcggagcactACTTCACCCTCATCCTCTGCAA TGAGACGCAGATTAAGTTTGACCACTACCTTGTGCCTAACGCACTGCTGGAGCATGGCTTGCTCTGtctggaggaggggaggagagaagaggccATCAAACTGCTGGAGATGGCCAA GCAGAACTATAAGAACTACTCCATGGAGTCACGGACACACTTCCGCATCCAGGCGGCGTTGCACAAAGCTCGGACCCCGAAAGAGAACGGTGAGCCCTGCTCCCCGTCCAGCCCCTAG
- the rnf11b gene encoding RING finger protein 11b, whose product MGNCLKSPTSDDISLLHESQSDRASFGDGVDPDLEPPPPYQEQIHVPVYHPTPSQTRLATQLTEEEQVRIAQRIGLIQHLPKGVFDPGSDGTEKKIRECVICMLDFVYGEPIRFLPCMHIYHMDCIDDWLMRSFTCPSCMEPVDAALLSSYETN is encoded by the exons ATGGGCAACTGTTTAAAGTCTCCCACTTCGGATGATATCTCCTTGCTCCACGAGTCCCAGTCGGATAGAGCCAGTTTTGGGGACGGGGTCGACCCGGACTTGGAGCCGCCGCCACCGTACCAG gagcagATCCATGTTCCTGTGTACCACCCCACTCCCAGTCAGACGCGCTTGGCGACGCAGCTAacggaggaggagcaggtgcgTATAGCACAGAGGATCGGCCTCATCCAGCACCTCCCCAAGGGAGTGTTCGACCCCGGCAGTGACGGCACAGAGAAGAAGATACGCGA GTGTGTGATCTGCATGTTGGACTTCGTGTACGGCGAGCCCATCCGCTTCCTACCCTGCATGCACATCTACCACATGGACTGCATCGACGACTGGCTCATGCGCTCCTTCACCTGCCCCTCCTGCATGGAGCCCGTGGACGctgctctgctctcctcctatgAAACCAACTGA